A stretch of [Clostridium] innocuum DNA encodes these proteins:
- the nusG gene encoding transcription termination/antitermination factor NusG, producing MAEENKKQWYVVNTYAGHENRVKENLLRRVESMGLQDYLFRVIVAEEKEIEYKNGKEVEKTTNLFSGYLFVEMIMTDEAWYIVRNTPGVTGFIGSSGGGAKPFPVAEEEMESILRRLGMSERKVQIDFVVGDRVRILSGAFANVEGTVEELHEDSQTAVVLTILFGRETPTEIGYGELEKVEL from the coding sequence ATGGCTGAGGAAAATAAAAAGCAGTGGTATGTGGTCAATACATATGCCGGACATGAAAATCGTGTAAAAGAAAATCTGTTGCGTCGTGTGGAATCCATGGGACTACAGGATTATTTGTTCCGTGTAATTGTCGCAGAAGAAAAAGAGATTGAATACAAGAACGGTAAGGAAGTAGAGAAAACGACCAACCTGTTCAGCGGTTATCTGTTTGTTGAAATGATCATGACAGATGAAGCATGGTATATCGTACGTAATACGCCGGGCGTTACCGGATTTATCGGATCCAGTGGTGGTGGTGCGAAGCCGTTCCCTGTTGCTGAAGAGGAAATGGAGAGCATCCTGCGCCGTCTTGGTATGAGTGAGCGTAAGGTACAGATCGATTTTGTTGTTGGAGACCGTGTACGCATTCTGAGCGGGGCTTTCGCCAATGTTGAAGGAACTGTTGAGGAACTGCATGAGGATTCTCAGACAGCTGTTGTACTGACCATTCTGTTTGGGCGTGAAACTCCGACGGAAATCGGATACGGCGAATTGGAGAAAGTGGAGCTTTAA
- the secE gene encoding preprotein translocase subunit SecE — MKWFSINGILTEMKRIRWPKAKDLARDSVTVFGFVAFLALFFYLCQVVSSGFLKLIGIV, encoded by the coding sequence ATGAAATGGTTCAGTATTAACGGGATTTTAACCGAAATGAAGAGAATACGCTGGCCAAAGGCAAAGGATCTTGCCAGAGACAGTGTAACAGTATTTGGATTTGTAGCATTCCTGGCCTTATTCTTTTACCTGTGTCAGGTTGTATCATCCGGTTTCTTGAAACTGATTGGAATCGTGTAG
- the rpmG gene encoding 50S ribosomal protein L33: MSDKVILTCTECLSRNYTTTKNKKTHNERIELMKFCKKCGKHTLHKETK; the protein is encoded by the coding sequence ATGAGCGATAAAGTCATATTAACCTGCACCGAATGTCTTTCTCGAAACTATACAACTACAAAGAACAAAAAAACGCATAATGAGCGTATTGAATTGATGAAGTTCTGCAAGAAATGCGGTAAACATACACTTCACAAGGAAACGAAATAA